One genomic region from Curtobacterium sp. 9128 encodes:
- a CDS encoding DinB family protein, giving the protein MAIEPDTKNWTWVIEAACPECGYDGSTVTIRDVPGIIEANATGWPAELARNGVRDRPDDHTWSPLEYGAHVRDVHRKMTERLELMLAEDAPTFPNWDQDATAEADHYGEQDPSVVARELGEAAHRAARAFDEVRDDQLSRTGLRSDGSAFTVASLATYYAHDPVHHLWDVRRNRA; this is encoded by the coding sequence ATGGCGATCGAACCGGACACGAAGAACTGGACCTGGGTCATCGAGGCCGCGTGCCCCGAGTGCGGCTACGACGGCAGCACGGTGACGATCCGCGACGTGCCGGGGATCATCGAGGCGAACGCCACCGGCTGGCCAGCGGAACTCGCGCGGAACGGCGTCCGCGACCGCCCGGACGACCACACATGGTCGCCACTCGAGTACGGCGCCCACGTCCGCGACGTGCACCGGAAGATGACCGAACGGCTGGAGCTCATGCTCGCCGAGGACGCCCCGACCTTCCCGAACTGGGACCAGGACGCCACCGCCGAGGCCGACCACTACGGCGAGCAGGACCCGTCGGTCGTGGCGCGGGAGCTCGGCGAGGCCGCACACCGTGCGGCGCGGGCGTTCGACGAGGTCCGGGACGACCAGCTCTCCCGCACGGGGCTGCGGTCCGACGGCAGTGCGTTCACGGTCGCGAGCCTCGCGACGTACTACGCACACGACCCGGTGCACCACCTCTGGGACGTGCGGCGCAATCGCGCGTAG
- a CDS encoding MFS transporter, whose translation MGSDPGSTPTRPRRRLRQSDVTVVDKSMMRKAVGGMVVGNTMEWYDVGVYGYLAVTMGRVFLPTAEPAVQILFSLGVFAATYIARPLGGIVFGRLGDKVGRQKVLATTLIMMAASTFLIGALPDYALIGAAAPVLLVVLKLLQGFSTGGEYAGATTFITEYAPDRRRGFFASFLDFGSYMGFALGAAVVSVLQVSLGEETMTAWGWRLPFLLAGVIGTVAIYFRLRIEESPVFQATQAAQAAATDAIAEAQGRPRNVFVMVKEHWRPIVIAVMLVAASNTVGYALTSYMPTYLTDSLGYSALDGTLLTIPVLVLLAVMLPLTGKLSDKLGRRVVMWIGAATTVVLVIPAFMLIGHGAQWSTLLGLGLLALMTALWVSNQAASLPALFPTNTRYGGMGFAYNIAIAVFGGTTPLIVQALLTWTGDELAPAYFLMAMSVIGAVGVFCMKESSRRPLPGSMPAVESDDEARELVLTQDTNPNLDLGDLPFAAEDAAREARELSAAR comes from the coding sequence ATGGGTTCCGACCCCGGTAGTACCCCCACCCGACCGCGTCGACGGCTCCGCCAGAGCGACGTCACGGTGGTCGACAAGAGCATGATGCGCAAGGCCGTCGGCGGCATGGTCGTCGGCAACACGATGGAGTGGTACGACGTCGGCGTCTACGGCTACCTCGCCGTCACGATGGGGCGGGTCTTCCTGCCGACCGCCGAACCAGCGGTCCAGATCCTGTTCAGTCTCGGTGTCTTCGCCGCGACGTACATCGCCCGGCCGCTCGGGGGGATCGTCTTCGGGCGCCTCGGCGACAAGGTCGGGCGCCAGAAGGTCCTCGCGACCACGCTGATCATGATGGCGGCGTCGACGTTCCTCATCGGAGCGCTGCCGGACTACGCGCTGATCGGTGCCGCCGCGCCCGTGCTGCTCGTCGTGCTCAAGCTGCTGCAGGGCTTCTCGACCGGTGGTGAGTACGCCGGTGCCACGACCTTCATCACCGAGTACGCGCCCGATCGTCGTCGCGGGTTCTTCGCGAGCTTCCTCGACTTCGGGAGCTACATGGGCTTCGCCCTCGGTGCGGCGGTCGTCTCCGTGCTCCAGGTCTCGCTGGGTGAGGAGACCATGACCGCGTGGGGGTGGCGTCTGCCGTTCCTCCTCGCCGGCGTGATCGGCACCGTCGCGATCTACTTCCGCCTGCGCATCGAGGAGTCGCCGGTGTTCCAGGCGACCCAGGCCGCACAGGCCGCTGCGACCGACGCGATCGCGGAGGCCCAGGGCCGCCCGCGCAACGTCTTCGTGATGGTCAAGGAGCACTGGCGTCCGATCGTCATCGCCGTGATGCTCGTCGCGGCGTCGAACACCGTCGGCTACGCGCTGACCTCGTACATGCCGACCTACCTCACCGACTCGCTCGGGTACTCCGCACTCGACGGCACGCTGCTCACGATCCCCGTGCTCGTGCTCCTCGCCGTGATGCTGCCGCTGACCGGCAAGCTGTCCGACAAGCTCGGCCGTCGCGTCGTGATGTGGATCGGTGCGGCGACGACCGTCGTGCTCGTCATCCCGGCGTTCATGCTCATCGGCCACGGTGCGCAGTGGTCGACGCTGCTCGGTCTCGGGCTGCTCGCGCTGATGACCGCGCTGTGGGTGTCGAACCAGGCCGCGTCGCTGCCGGCGCTCTTCCCGACGAACACGCGGTACGGCGGCATGGGCTTCGCGTACAACATCGCGATCGCCGTGTTCGGTGGGACGACGCCGCTCATCGTGCAGGCGCTCCTGACGTGGACCGGCGACGAGCTGGCACCGGCGTACTTCCTCATGGCGATGAGTGTCATCGGCGCGGTCGGGGTGTTCTGCATGAAGGAGTCCTCGCGGCGCCCGCTGCCCGGGTCGATGCCGGCGGTGGAGTCCGACGACGAGGCCCGCGAGCTCGTGCTCACCCAGGACACGAACCCGAACCTCGACCTCGGCGACCTGCCGTTCGCGGCCGAGGACGCCGCCCGCGAGGCGCGCGAGCTGTCCGCCGCGCGCTGA
- a CDS encoding sugar-binding domain-containing protein produces MSAESSPTDAGRSRFPLDTVYQAARMYYLEDATQVEIASRLGVSRPTVSRLVAEARRAGLVRIEVVDPFQDETVALAERLQVVLGLRAVHLAAVTHRATLGADLAAPLAAAVDGMALVPGDAVLMSSGRTVYDVAHAGMPPLAGVQLVPTVGGQADPMPWFQTNEITRTAAERSGAIPAFLFAQALPSEAMRASLDEDPAFQHVIGLWSRAKGAILGIGAPTPTRDALARGVPVEDQAFDRAAGDVCLNFYAPDGSAIEFPGSDRMVRTSREVLAAVPHAVGMAVGESKVPSIIGAVRGGLVNELVTDAATARALLDALA; encoded by the coding sequence ATGTCCGCCGAGTCATCTCCCACGGACGCCGGGCGCAGCCGCTTCCCGCTCGACACGGTGTACCAGGCCGCGCGGATGTACTACCTCGAGGACGCCACGCAGGTCGAGATCGCCTCGCGCCTCGGCGTCTCCCGGCCGACGGTCTCCCGACTGGTCGCCGAGGCCAGGCGCGCGGGACTCGTCCGCATCGAGGTCGTCGACCCGTTCCAGGACGAGACCGTCGCGCTCGCCGAACGGCTCCAGGTGGTCCTCGGGCTCCGCGCCGTCCACCTCGCCGCGGTGACGCACAGGGCGACGCTCGGTGCCGACCTCGCCGCTCCGCTCGCGGCAGCCGTCGACGGCATGGCGCTCGTCCCCGGTGACGCGGTCCTGATGTCGTCCGGCCGCACGGTCTACGACGTCGCCCACGCCGGCATGCCCCCGCTCGCCGGTGTGCAGCTCGTCCCGACGGTGGGTGGTCAGGCGGACCCGATGCCGTGGTTCCAGACGAACGAGATCACCCGGACCGCGGCCGAGCGCTCCGGTGCGATCCCGGCGTTCCTGTTCGCGCAGGCGTTGCCGTCCGAGGCGATGCGCGCCTCCCTCGACGAGGACCCGGCGTTCCAGCACGTCATCGGGCTGTGGAGCCGGGCGAAGGGCGCGATCCTCGGCATCGGCGCACCCACCCCGACCCGCGACGCTCTCGCGCGGGGCGTCCCGGTCGAGGACCAGGCCTTCGACCGGGCGGCCGGTGACGTCTGCCTGAACTTCTACGCGCCGGACGGGTCGGCGATCGAGTTCCCCGGCAGCGACCGCATGGTCAGGACGTCGCGCGAGGTGCTCGCCGCGGTCCCGCACGCCGTGGGCATGGCGGTCGGCGAGTCGAAGGTGCCCAGCATCATCGGCGCCGTCCGCGGCGGCCTGGTCAACGAGCTGGTGACGGACGCCGCGACGGCGCGCGCGCTGCTCGACGCGCTGGCCTGA